Genomic window (Candidatus Methylomirabilota bacterium):
CCTTCTGGGCGCCCCCGCACATCTCGGCGCAGAGCGCCACCGTCGCCCGCTCGATCACGCGGCCGAGCGGCGGCCAGCCGCCGTCCTTCGGCCCCAGCAGCGCGGAGGACGGCACCCGCACGTCGTGGAGCGCGACCTCGCAGAGCTTGCGCGTCTGGTCCATGGTGGGCAGCAGCTTGACCTCGAGCCCGGCCGCGCCCTTGGGGACGAGGAAGAGGCTCACGCCCTGCTCGGGCTGCTTGCCCTCCGTCGTCCGGGCCACGACGACGAGCACGTCCGCGAGGTGGGCGTCCAGGACGAAGAGCTTGGTGCCGGACAGCACGAACCCGGCGTCCGCCGGCTTGGCGGCGGCCGTCACGCCCCCGGCGTCCCAGCGCGCGTTCGGCTCCGTCCAGGCCAGGGCCACCCTGGCCTCGCCGGCCGCGACCTTCGGCAGCCATTCCTTCTTCTGCTCGGTCGAGCCGGCCTCGAAGATCGCGAGCCCCCCCAGCAGCACCGTGGACAAGAACGGCCCCGGCATCACCACCCGCCCCATCTCCTCCATCAGGACGGTGAGATCGACGAAGCCGAGCCCGCTCCCGCCGTACTCTTCGGGATAGATCAGGCCCAGCCACCCCTGCTCGGCGAGCTTGGCCCAGAACTCGTCGGTCGTGCCGGCCGGCTCGATCATGCGATCGCGCACGTACGATGACGGGCACTCGTTCTCCAGAAACTTCCGCGCCGTGGCGCGGAGCATCTCTTGCTCTTGGCTGAAGCCGAAGTCCATTGTCCCTACCCCTTCACAGGCTCGCCTCGGGCGCGGTCCGCCTGCGGCTGCCCGGGCGCCCTGCGGCTCGCACGACCTCTACCCCTTGGGCAAGCCGAGGATGCGCTCGCCGATGATGTTCTTCTGGACCTCGGTGGTGCCGCCCTCGATGGAGTTGGCGCGCGAGCGGAGGAAGCTGTACTGCCAGAGGCCGCCCTCCACCGCCCAGTCGGAGCCGCGCGGCAGCTGCGCGTAGGGCCCCTGGATCTCCATGGCGATCTCCTGCAGCCGCTGGTGCGTGTCGACCCAGCCCATCTTGCCGGTGGAGGCCTCGGGCCCCGGGATCTCGCCGCGCAGCAGGCGCGTGATGGCGCGGGCGCCCGTCAGCTTCAGGCACTCGGTGTCGATCCAGAGCTGGGCGATCTTCTGCCGCATGAGCGGGTCCTTGGTGGTCACCCGCCCGTGCTTCTCCATCCGGCGCGCCATCTCGATGAGGCCATCCAGGGCGATGCGCAGCCTGACCTGCAATCCGAAGCCGAGGGCCAGACGCTCGTACATCAGCGTCGTCAGCCCGACTTGCCAGCCGTTGTTGACGCCGCCCAGCACCTGGGACTCGTGCAGGCGGACGTTGTCGAAGAAGACCTCGTTGAACTCGGGGTCGCCGGTGATCTGGCGGAGCGGCTTCACCGTCACGCCCGGCGAGTGCATGTCGAGCAGGAAGTAGGTGATCCCCTTGTGCCGGGGGGCGGCGGGATCGGTGCGGGCCAGCAGCATCATCCAGTCGGCCACGTGGGCCAGCGACGTCCAGACCTTCTGACCGTTGACCACGAAGTGCTCGCCGTCCTTCACCGCCCGCGTCTGCAGCGCCGCCAGGTCCGAGCCGGCGTTGGGCTCGGAATAGCCCTGACACCAGATCTCCTCGCAGGACAGGATCCTGGCCAGGTACCGCTTCTTCTGCGCCTCGCTGCCGTAGGCGACGATCGTCGGCCCCGCCATGCCCACGCCCAGGACATTGAGGATCGGCGGCGCCTTGGCCAGCGCCATCTCCTCGTGGAGGATCATCTCCTCCATGAAGGTCAGGCTGCGGCCCCCGTACTCCTTGGGCCACGTGAGCCCGATGAACCCGGCCTCGTAGAGCTGGCGCTGCCACCGGCGGAGGACGTCGTAGGCCTCGGGGCGGGGGATATCGGAGCTGGCGACCAGACGCTCGGTCCACTCGGGCGGCATGTTGGCCTTGAGCCACGCGCGCACGTGCGTCTGGAACGCTTCTTGTTCAGGGGTCAGCGAGAAATCCAAGTGTCCCTCCCGGAGGGCGCCAGCGACGGACTGAACGGTGATTCATTGTAGGAACGTCATGCAGGCTTCGTCAAGCGCTATACTGGCCCTTCCGTGATTCAAATCCGGCTGCCGCGCTTGAGATCGCGCATCGGCGCGCTCGCGCGCTTCGGCGCGCTGCCGGGGGGCGGCGTCACCCGGCCGGCCTGGAGCCCGCCGCACGAGCAGGCGCGCGCGTGGCTCCTCGCCGAGGTGCGCCAGGCCGGCCTGGAGTCGTGGGTGGATCCGGCCGGGAACGTCTTCGGCGCCCTCGGGGCTCGCGCCTTCGCCCCCGACACCCCGGCGATCCTCACCGGCTCGCACATCGACACCGTGCCGGAGGGCGGCATCCTCGACGGCGCGCTGGGCGTCCTGGCCGGGCTCGAGTGTCTTCAAACGATCCGCGAGGCCGGCGCCCCGCGGCGGCACCCCCTGGCCGTCGCCGCCTGGAGCGACGAGGAAGGGCGGTACGGCAGCCTCTTCGGCTCGCGCGCCTTCTGCGCCACCCTGGACATCGCCCGCATCCCCGAGATGGCCGCCGTGGACGGCGAGCGCCTGCTCGAGGCGATGAGGCGGGCGGGCTTCGACGCCCTTCGCGCCGGCGAGGCCCAGGCGCCGCCGGGATCGGTCGCCGCCTACGTCGAGCTGCACATCGAGCAGGGGCCGCGGCTCGAGGAGGCGGGGATCGCCATCGGCGTCGTCGAGGCCATCGTGGGCGTGCGGCGCTCGCGCGTCGTCTTCACGGGCCAGGCCGACCACGCCGGGACGACGCCCATGGAACGCCGCCGGGACGCGTTCCTGGCGGCCGCCGACTTCGCGCTGCAGGCGCGCGACCTCGTCGTCACGCGGGGCAGCGGCCGCAGCGTCACCAACTTC
Coding sequences:
- a CDS encoding Zn-dependent hydrolase, which codes for MIQIRLPRLRSRIGALARFGALPGGGVTRPAWSPPHEQARAWLLAEVRQAGLESWVDPAGNVFGALGARAFAPDTPAILTGSHIDTVPEGGILDGALGVLAGLECLQTIREAGAPRRHPLAVAAWSDEEGRYGSLFGSRAFCATLDIARIPEMAAVDGERLLEAMRRAGFDALRAGEAQAPPGSVAAYVELHIEQGPRLEEAGIAIGVVEAIVGVRRSRVVFTGQADHAGTTPMERRRDAFLAAADFALQARDLVVTRGSGRSVTNFGVVHVHPGASNIVPGRAELVHEMRDPEPDVLDRLAAECAALAQRVARERRIEVEIRSMSATRPARCSPRVQAAIEGACGTLGLKWQRLYSAAGHDAQNLTLITEAGMIFIPSQGGRSHRVDEMSDWTAIEHGANVLLHSLLALAN
- a CDS encoding acyl-CoA dehydrogenase family protein — encoded protein: MDFGFSQEQEMLRATARKFLENECPSSYVRDRMIEPAGTTDEFWAKLAEQGWLGLIYPEEYGGSGLGFVDLTVLMEEMGRVVMPGPFLSTVLLGGLAIFEAGSTEQKKEWLPKVAAGEARVALAWTEPNARWDAGGVTAAAKPADAGFVLSGTKLFVLDAHLADVLVVVARTTEGKQPEQGVSLFLVPKGAAGLEVKLLPTMDQTRKLCEVALHDVRVPSSALLGPKDGGWPPLGRVIERATVALCAEMCGGAQKVLDMTVEYAKIRIAFGKPIGAYQGVKHKAADMLVDVENAKSLTYYAAWAVDENGPEAALATSMAKAYASDAYRKVAAAGIQLHGGIGFTWEHDLHLYFKRAKSSELTFGDATHHRERVAQLINL
- a CDS encoding acyl-CoA dehydrogenase family protein codes for the protein MDFSLTPEQEAFQTHVRAWLKANMPPEWTERLVASSDIPRPEAYDVLRRWQRQLYEAGFIGLTWPKEYGGRSLTFMEEMILHEEMALAKAPPILNVLGVGMAGPTIVAYGSEAQKKRYLARILSCEEIWCQGYSEPNAGSDLAALQTRAVKDGEHFVVNGQKVWTSLAHVADWMMLLARTDPAAPRHKGITYFLLDMHSPGVTVKPLRQITGDPEFNEVFFDNVRLHESQVLGGVNNGWQVGLTTLMYERLALGFGLQVRLRIALDGLIEMARRMEKHGRVTTKDPLMRQKIAQLWIDTECLKLTGARAITRLLRGEIPGPEASTGKMGWVDTHQRLQEIAMEIQGPYAQLPRGSDWAVEGGLWQYSFLRSRANSIEGGTTEVQKNIIGERILGLPKG